The Cottoperca gobio chromosome 22, fCotGob3.1, whole genome shotgun sequence genome contains a region encoding:
- the lin52 gene encoding protein lin-52 homolog isoform X2: MASPNGGDDFEGSLISFEKLDRASPDLWPEQLPGVAEFAASCKNPINNSPPKWMAELESEDIEMLKELGSLTTANLMEKVKGLQNLAYQLGLEESREMTRGKFLNILERPKK; this comes from the exons ATGGCGTCTCCAAATGGAG GTGACGATTTTGAGGGCTCTTTGATAAGTTTTGAGAAGTTGGACAGAGCGTCACCAGACCTGTGGCCAGAGCAGT TGCCCGGAGTTGCAGAATTTGCTGCATCTTGTAAAAAT CCCATCAATAATTCGCCTCCCAAATGGATGGCTGAACTAGAGAGTGAGGacattgaaatgttgaaag AGCTGGGTAGTCTGACCACAGCCAACCTGATGGAGAAGGTCAAAGGACTTCAGAACCTCGCTTACCAGCTGGGCTTAGAGGAGT CCAGAGAAATGACCAGGGGGAAGTTCCTGAACATCTTGGAGAGGCCTAAgaagtga
- the lin52 gene encoding protein lin-52 homolog isoform X1: MASPNGGDDFEGSLISFEKLDRASPDLWPEQLPGVAEFAASCKNPINNSPPKWMAELESEDIEMLKELGSLTTANLMEKVKGLQNLAYQLGLEELSVNETPQTEARQSEGSGDRIYCPSPFNMWTIKEEAG, from the exons ATGGCGTCTCCAAATGGAG GTGACGATTTTGAGGGCTCTTTGATAAGTTTTGAGAAGTTGGACAGAGCGTCACCAGACCTGTGGCCAGAGCAGT TGCCCGGAGTTGCAGAATTTGCTGCATCTTGTAAAAAT CCCATCAATAATTCGCCTCCCAAATGGATGGCTGAACTAGAGAGTGAGGacattgaaatgttgaaag AGCTGGGTAGTCTGACCACAGCCAACCTGATGGAGAAGGTCAAAGGACTTCAGAACCTCGCTTACCAGCTGGGCTTAGAGGAGT TATCCGTAAACGAGACTCCGCAGACTGAGGCACGGCAGAGTGAGGGCAGCGGGGACAGGATTTACTGCCCCTCCCCCTTCAACATGTGGACCATTAAAGAGGAAGCTGGTTAA